A genome region from Fodinibius salicampi includes the following:
- the purB gene encoding adenylosuccinate lyase: MIERYSRKEMADIWSLENQFQAWLDVELAACNAWSKLGKIPKNDVKNLYENASFDVDRIKEIEKKTRHDVVAFTRSVSESLGKEKKWVHYGLTSTDVVDTANGYRLKQANEILRKDIHDIIDVLAEKAKKHKYTVMMGRTHGVHAEPTTFGLKCALWYAEMKRNQERFEKAAKAVEFGKMSGSVGTFANIPPEVEESVCEELGLSPAPISTQTLQRDRHADYISTLALIGSTMEKMAVEIRHLQRSEVREAEEFFRKGQKGSSSMPHKRNPVSSENISGCSRVLRGYMMSAYENIPLWHERDISHSSVERIILPDATILLDYMLNRFSGVVEKLTIFEDNMHDNIYKTYGLTFSQRVLHKLIDTGMSREKAYDTVQPLAMQAWEEKTMFRDLVEADETVQENLTEEEIDEAFDLDHHTRNVERIFKRVGLE, from the coding sequence ATGATTGAGCGATATTCCCGTAAAGAAATGGCCGATATCTGGTCACTGGAAAACCAATTTCAGGCCTGGCTGGATGTGGAACTGGCTGCCTGCAACGCTTGGAGCAAACTGGGCAAAATTCCCAAAAATGATGTCAAAAACCTCTATGAAAATGCTTCTTTTGATGTCGATCGTATCAAGGAAATAGAAAAGAAGACTCGTCATGATGTGGTGGCCTTTACGCGGTCGGTTTCGGAGTCGCTCGGAAAGGAAAAGAAGTGGGTCCACTATGGGTTAACCTCCACCGATGTGGTCGATACCGCCAATGGGTATCGGCTCAAGCAGGCCAATGAGATCCTGCGAAAAGATATTCATGATATTATTGATGTACTCGCGGAGAAGGCGAAAAAGCACAAATATACCGTCATGATGGGGCGCACCCACGGCGTGCACGCTGAACCCACAACCTTCGGCCTGAAATGCGCACTCTGGTATGCCGAAATGAAGCGTAATCAGGAACGCTTTGAAAAAGCAGCCAAGGCTGTTGAGTTTGGAAAGATGAGCGGTTCGGTAGGGACTTTCGCAAATATTCCGCCTGAAGTTGAAGAATCGGTCTGTGAGGAATTAGGTCTTTCTCCCGCGCCTATCTCTACCCAAACCCTGCAGCGCGATCGTCACGCTGATTACATATCCACACTGGCGCTTATTGGTTCGACTATGGAGAAAATGGCGGTTGAAATTCGTCACCTTCAGCGCAGTGAAGTCCGGGAGGCTGAAGAGTTTTTCCGGAAAGGACAAAAAGGTTCTTCCTCAATGCCGCACAAGCGTAATCCGGTCAGTTCAGAAAATATATCGGGATGCTCACGCGTGTTGCGTGGTTATATGATGTCGGCTTATGAAAATATTCCCCTCTGGCACGAGCGCGATATTTCACACTCATCGGTAGAGCGTATTATTTTGCCCGATGCTACTATTTTACTGGACTATATGCTTAATCGTTTCTCGGGCGTTGTTGAAAAGTTGACGATATTCGAGGACAATATGCACGACAATATCTATAAAACCTACGGATTAACGTTCTCTCAGCGTGTCTTGCATAAGCTTATTGATACGGGAATGTCACGTGAAAAAGCCTATGATACCGTCCAGCCACTGGCGATGCAGGCGTGGGAGGAAAAGACAATGTTCCGTGATCTGGTGGAAGCGGATGAAACCGTACAGGAAAATCTAACTGAAGAGGAAATTGATGAGGCTTTTGACTTGGATCATCACACCCGAAATGTGGAACGTATTTTTAAGCGAGTGGGATTGGAATAG
- the murB gene encoding UDP-N-acetylmuramate dehydrogenase, whose product MPESLNKIVNQDVQLRPYNTLDIPARARLFASITSVEELQQLLQESPVDTDDMLVLGGGSNILFAGDFPGMVLQIAIKGKKIVEEDDSFVWLEIGGGENWHQTVRYAIDKGWGGIENLSLIPGTVGAAPIQNIGAYGAELADVFERLEAVNIASAEVRTFSKEECEFGYRDSIFKRALKGKFAITKIVLKLSKRPEINSSYGAIQSELERRNINEPTIRDISDIVISIRNDKLPNPEALGNAGSFFKNPIVEAEKFEKLKQSYPQIPGYEISENEIKVPAGWLIEEAGWKGKKIGNTGTYRQQALVIVNHGGATAEEILNLAAKIQESVREKFEIDLVPEVNIIS is encoded by the coding sequence ATGCCAGAATCGCTTAACAAAATTGTAAATCAGGATGTCCAGTTACGTCCGTATAATACCCTCGATATTCCAGCCAGGGCCCGTCTTTTTGCATCCATAACATCTGTAGAAGAACTCCAGCAGCTACTTCAGGAATCGCCGGTGGATACAGATGATATGTTAGTATTGGGGGGAGGAAGTAACATCCTTTTTGCTGGTGATTTCCCGGGAATGGTTTTGCAAATAGCGATTAAAGGAAAGAAAATAGTTGAAGAAGATGATTCCTTTGTCTGGTTAGAAATAGGTGGAGGAGAAAACTGGCATCAAACCGTACGCTACGCTATAGACAAAGGATGGGGAGGCATCGAAAATCTCTCGCTTATTCCCGGAACCGTGGGTGCTGCCCCTATCCAGAATATAGGTGCTTACGGCGCAGAATTGGCGGATGTTTTTGAAAGACTGGAGGCGGTAAATATAGCATCTGCAGAAGTACGGACATTCAGCAAGGAGGAATGTGAGTTCGGATATCGCGACAGTATATTTAAGAGGGCTCTTAAAGGGAAATTTGCAATTACCAAAATAGTTCTTAAGCTATCGAAAAGACCTGAGATTAACAGTTCTTACGGGGCAATACAGTCGGAACTTGAAAGAAGAAATATCAATGAGCCCACCATCCGCGATATCAGTGACATTGTTATTTCTATTCGCAATGATAAACTTCCAAATCCTGAAGCGCTGGGTAATGCTGGTAGCTTTTTTAAAAATCCGATAGTTGAAGCAGAAAAGTTTGAAAAATTAAAACAATCTTATCCACAGATACCCGGTTATGAAATAAGTGAAAATGAGATCAAGGTTCCCGCCGGATGGCTTATTGAAGAAGCGGGGTGGAAAGGAAAAAAGATTGGTAATACCGGTACCTACCGACAACAAGCGCTGGTAATTGTAAATCACGGGGGGGCAACCGCCGAAGAGATATTGAATCTCGCTGCTAAAATTCAAGAATCTGTCAGAGAAAAATTTGAAATTGATTTGGTCCCAGAAGTAAATATTATTTCGTAG
- a CDS encoding hemolysin family protein gives MITFLQSTDIVELSSTIDPVGLIIEISIIIIGFIFSALFSGSEVAFFSLSSQHSSIIESDGHPEDKLIRRMLKRPRRLLATILIGNTFANIVTSILAAVVTGNIIAYYGFSEFWIYLSEVIVLTFSILVLSEITPKVIAINDPLKNARLISRPIYFFYIILKPLAVLIANSTLSLEERLPKPNSKMTSEDIMTMAEVSEEEGSIRRDEREIIENVIEFGNISVREIMTSRINIVAISTTNSLDEVLTLIREKGLSRMPIYENDLDNILGIIHSKDVLPYINSDIERTTINWRTIARKALFIPSTKKLDDLLRDFQQEKTHIAIVVDEYGGTEGLITLDDILEEIVGDISDEYDGAEEQLFTRFRSGVYVFDAKIDLDDMEEILECTLTSGEDDFETLGGLMYNLTERIPNVGERVYYKNVEFTIHSVQNNRVRKVRVKVQEPRSKNARNSSENK, from the coding sequence TTGATTACCTTTCTGCAGTCGACTGATATTGTTGAACTATCTTCGACAATAGATCCGGTTGGACTGATTATTGAAATTTCCATCATTATTATTGGATTCATATTTTCAGCTCTTTTCTCAGGATCTGAAGTTGCTTTTTTCTCGCTTTCTTCCCAACATAGCTCCATTATAGAGAGTGATGGACATCCAGAAGACAAGTTGATCAGGCGGATGCTGAAACGTCCACGCCGATTGCTGGCGACTATACTGATTGGAAATACTTTTGCCAATATTGTGACTTCAATCCTTGCGGCGGTGGTTACCGGTAATATTATAGCTTATTATGGGTTTTCAGAGTTTTGGATTTACTTGTCGGAAGTTATCGTACTTACCTTTTCAATTTTGGTTCTGAGTGAAATAACTCCAAAGGTCATTGCTATAAATGATCCACTGAAAAATGCCAGGCTTATTAGCCGTCCTATCTATTTCTTTTATATTATTCTTAAACCACTTGCAGTTCTTATAGCAAACAGTACGCTCAGCCTTGAGGAACGGCTTCCCAAACCAAATAGCAAAATGACTTCCGAAGATATCATGACGATGGCTGAAGTCAGTGAAGAGGAAGGATCGATTAGAAGAGATGAACGGGAGATTATTGAAAATGTAATAGAATTTGGGAATATCAGTGTGCGGGAAATTATGACCTCTCGGATTAATATTGTAGCTATATCTACTACGAATTCCCTCGATGAAGTATTAACACTTATACGTGAGAAAGGACTCTCACGTATGCCTATATATGAGAATGATCTGGATAATATCCTGGGGATTATTCATTCAAAAGATGTGCTCCCCTACATTAATTCTGATATAGAGCGGACAACCATAAATTGGCGGACTATTGCCCGAAAAGCACTTTTTATACCTTCTACTAAAAAACTTGATGACCTTCTTCGTGATTTTCAGCAGGAAAAAACACATATCGCAATTGTAGTTGATGAATATGGTGGCACAGAAGGATTAATTACACTAGATGATATCCTTGAAGAAATTGTAGGTGATATATCTGACGAATACGATGGGGCAGAAGAACAGCTGTTTACCCGTTTTCGAAGCGGGGTCTATGTATTTGACGCCAAAATTGACCTGGATGATATGGAGGAAATACTCGAATGCACGCTAACTTCTGGGGAGGATGATTTTGAGACGCTCGGAGGACTTATGTATAATCTGACCGAGCGCATCCCGAATGTAGGGGAACGAGTCTATTACAAAAATGTCGAATTTACCATACATTCAGTTCAAAATAATCGGGTGCGGAAAGTACGAGTAAAAGTACAGGAACCAAGATCCAAAAATGCCCGAAATTCTTCAGAGAATAAGTAA
- a CDS encoding M48 family metalloprotease translates to MKLLHFRNIVLLALSALLITFCVVQRSPITDQKRAYGYSWEKEVQIGQQADKQIQQQYGIYDDEQLSNYVENIGQEVLSVSHMRREDTDPKYKETEFYFRVLNSGTPNAFALPGGYIYVTRGLLGHLENEAQLAVVLGHEIGHVAARHASQRAFEQQMGQLALIGGAVAGQELLGVPGQSILNMGGQAAQFLFLSYSRDDERESDRLGVEYSAMQNYAAAEGAGFFSALKRISEQSGQSIPAWASTHPDPAAREQTIPQLAQEWEEKGYEQTIRDTDQFMQAIDGMVYGENPREGFTRDGMFYHPELAFQFPYPKGWQLANQPSAVQMVNEDQNAIIVFQIDSKNNSPKASVNEFLNQDGVEPATSSAISHNGLEGFEATASAQTQDGADVRFYLYSVAYDGNIYRFVSYTLADQFDEYRSQFEQTANSFRSLEDRSILNIQPARVQAFRTDRSGTFQSFLPDNLPLELTPEDVAIANQVQLDETIEAGTWIKIPRQ, encoded by the coding sequence ATGAAGCTATTACATTTTCGGAATATTGTTTTATTAGCCTTATCTGCATTGCTGATAACTTTTTGTGTGGTACAGCGGAGTCCAATTACGGACCAAAAGCGAGCCTATGGCTATAGCTGGGAAAAAGAAGTTCAAATAGGACAACAGGCTGATAAGCAAATACAACAACAGTATGGTATATACGATGATGAGCAATTATCGAATTATGTTGAAAATATCGGGCAGGAAGTGCTTTCGGTAAGCCACATGCGCCGTGAAGATACTGATCCCAAGTATAAAGAAACTGAATTTTATTTCCGGGTATTGAATAGCGGCACACCCAATGCTTTTGCTCTTCCGGGAGGGTATATTTATGTAACCCGGGGTTTATTGGGGCACTTGGAGAATGAAGCCCAGCTGGCAGTAGTCCTTGGACACGAAATCGGTCATGTTGCTGCTCGTCATGCTTCGCAGCGAGCATTTGAACAACAGATGGGGCAGCTCGCTCTCATTGGTGGAGCAGTAGCAGGACAGGAGCTACTAGGTGTTCCGGGACAGTCGATTCTCAATATGGGAGGTCAGGCAGCACAATTTCTGTTTTTAAGTTACAGCCGCGATGATGAAAGAGAGTCCGACCGTTTGGGAGTCGAATACTCTGCAATGCAGAATTATGCAGCGGCCGAAGGAGCAGGTTTCTTTTCAGCTTTGAAACGCATATCCGAACAATCAGGACAAAGTATTCCGGCTTGGGCTTCCACGCACCCCGATCCGGCTGCACGGGAACAGACTATCCCACAACTGGCCCAGGAGTGGGAGGAAAAAGGATATGAGCAGACGATTCGGGATACTGACCAGTTTATGCAGGCTATTGACGGAATGGTATATGGGGAAAACCCTCGTGAAGGATTTACTCGCGACGGGATGTTTTATCACCCGGAACTGGCCTTCCAGTTTCCTTATCCAAAAGGATGGCAATTGGCTAATCAACCTTCCGCAGTGCAGATGGTGAATGAAGACCAGAATGCGATAATTGTTTTCCAGATTGACAGTAAAAATAATTCTCCAAAAGCTTCGGTTAACGAATTTTTGAATCAGGATGGAGTAGAGCCGGCTACAAGTAGCGCTATATCTCACAATGGCTTAGAAGGTTTTGAGGCCACCGCAAGTGCCCAAACTCAAGATGGAGCCGATGTACGATTCTATCTCTATTCTGTAGCCTATGACGGGAATATCTATCGTTTTGTATCCTATACACTGGCGGATCAGTTTGACGAGTACAGGTCACAGTTTGAGCAAACAGCGAACTCTTTCCGCTCTCTTGAAGATCGGTCAATTCTTAATATCCAGCCCGCACGGGTTCAAGCGTTCCGAACAGATCGTTCGGGGACTTTCCAGTCATTTTTACCCGATAACCTGCCGCTTGAATTAACACCGGAAGATGTAGCCATAGCAAATCAGGTACAGCTGGATGAAACAATTGAAGCAGGAACTTGGATTAAGATTCCTAGACAATAA
- a CDS encoding DUF2779 domain-containing protein codes for MKEETDRAVYFTKHLFRTGLGCPTKLYYKAKDYPESQAGRPFIEHAILNKRLLKSLVHSIYPSGEFINGRNTRESAEQTKGLFDSKESIIFDATFIHKRMMARLPVILKSADRLTVMHIQTKAFNARKHSLLDRNGNIHSKWRKYLFDFAYQLYILQEEYSDFSILPLLVLPDKSSYAQSSELPGALKPFEPDSIASDIPTSNQQLLVKLDVSDPLKKIWQDSDFAEEHFQKESFEETLFYLRDIYLEQEKVDPQVGTKCKECEFRIVSSRVEKGEKSGFNECWDPLRPEESKSGHIFDLIGAGTQKWLDEGKYFQQDIDEDSILPINFITESTNKITAQMRQSLQVHKAKGRSVPEEILRPPLIKELRRWKYPVHFLDFEAGNYAVPVRRNRPPYHLVVFQFSCHTLQKNGDWEHHQWLDDLGSVYPNYELVRRLMNVPNINKGTIVQYSNFERNALKIIRRELRDESEIIPDSKWLIQWIKTIIKRNDSKHAHPPYVADLSRQVKDYYYNREMEDSLSIKDVLQSVMTQSDLLRQKYSKPYSSHNFDKVTWWQPDKNNKARNPYNILAERSEALVRRGTEAMVCYGKLLARDLSKSQREAYRNSLLRYCELDTLAMMMIYEHWKEKLNQLY; via the coding sequence ATGAAGGAGGAAACTGATCGTGCTGTTTATTTTACAAAACACCTTTTTCGGACGGGTTTAGGATGTCCTACAAAGCTTTATTACAAAGCTAAAGATTATCCTGAAAGCCAGGCAGGACGACCCTTTATTGAACATGCCATTCTCAACAAAAGGCTTTTGAAATCATTAGTACATTCAATTTATCCCAGTGGTGAATTTATAAACGGGCGAAATACTAGGGAGTCTGCAGAACAAACAAAGGGTCTTTTTGATAGTAAAGAGAGTATTATCTTTGATGCTACCTTCATTCATAAACGAATGATGGCCAGGTTGCCGGTCATATTGAAAAGTGCAGACCGTCTTACGGTCATGCATATACAGACTAAAGCTTTCAACGCTAGAAAGCATAGCCTATTAGACAGAAATGGAAATATCCATTCTAAATGGAGAAAGTATTTATTTGATTTTGCGTATCAACTATATATTCTTCAGGAAGAATATTCGGATTTTTCTATACTTCCTTTATTAGTTTTACCCGACAAATCTTCTTATGCCCAAAGCAGTGAATTGCCGGGCGCACTAAAGCCTTTTGAACCGGATTCTATAGCCTCGGATATACCTACTTCAAATCAACAGCTATTGGTAAAGCTGGATGTGAGCGATCCGTTAAAAAAAATATGGCAGGATTCGGATTTTGCGGAAGAGCACTTTCAAAAAGAATCTTTTGAGGAAACGCTATTTTACCTGAGAGATATTTATCTGGAACAGGAAAAGGTTGATCCGCAAGTGGGTACGAAATGCAAGGAGTGTGAATTTAGAATTGTCTCATCTCGGGTTGAAAAAGGCGAGAAAAGCGGTTTTAATGAGTGTTGGGATCCATTGAGACCGGAGGAATCAAAATCAGGACACATATTTGACCTGATTGGTGCCGGCACCCAAAAGTGGTTGGATGAAGGAAAATATTTTCAGCAGGATATTGATGAAGATAGTATTTTACCGATTAATTTTATTACAGAGAGTACGAATAAAATTACGGCCCAAATGCGCCAGTCTCTTCAGGTCCATAAAGCAAAAGGGCGGTCCGTTCCGGAAGAAATTTTACGTCCTCCTCTCATAAAAGAATTGCGAAGATGGAAGTATCCCGTTCATTTTTTGGATTTTGAGGCTGGAAATTATGCCGTGCCGGTGCGTAGAAACCGCCCTCCATATCATCTGGTGGTGTTTCAGTTTTCCTGTCATACGCTCCAGAAAAATGGAGACTGGGAACATCATCAGTGGCTCGATGACCTCGGCAGTGTTTACCCTAACTATGAGCTGGTTCGTCGATTAATGAACGTGCCTAACATTAATAAAGGTACAATTGTACAGTACTCTAATTTTGAGCGTAATGCCCTGAAGATAATTCGCCGGGAATTAAGAGATGAATCCGAAATTATCCCCGATAGTAAATGGCTTATTCAATGGATTAAAACCATCATTAAACGTAATGATTCCAAGCATGCTCATCCACCATATGTGGCTGATTTAAGCCGTCAGGTAAAGGATTATTATTACAATAGAGAAATGGAAGATTCATTGAGTATCAAGGATGTGCTGCAATCTGTTATGACACAGAGCGACCTTTTGAGGCAGAAGTATTCCAAACCATATAGCAGCCATAATTTTGATAAAGTAACCTGGTGGCAACCGGATAAGAATAATAAGGCCCGAAATCCATATAACATTTTGGCAGAGAGATCGGAAGCGTTAGTTCGTCGTGGCACAGAAGCGATGGTGTGTTATGGGAAACTTTTAGCCCGTGACTTGAGTAAGAGTCAAAGAGAAGCGTACCGAAACTCTTTACTTCGGTATTGTGAACTTGATACACTGGCAATGATGATGATATATGAGCATTGGAAGGAGAAATTGAATCAGTTATATTAA